The nucleotide sequence ACCAGCTCGGCGAACTTGCACGCCGAGAGCGAGGTGTCCTCGGCCGGCTTGACGACGACGGTGTTGCCGAGCGCGAGCGCCGGGGCGATCGACCGGACCATCACCAGCAGCGGGTAGTTCCAGGGAACGATGTGCGCGGTGACGCCGAGCGGCTCGAGCAGGGTGAACGACAGCTTGTTGCCCGGTACCTCGATCGTCCGGCCGCCGACCTTGTCGGCGAGACCGGCCCAGTACTCGAGCCAGAGCGGAATGGCCGCGACCAGGTCCTGTGCCTTCGACAGGTAGTGCCCCGAGTCGAGCGCCTCGATCCGGGCGAGCTCGTCGGCGTGTTCGGTGACCAGCCCCGCCAGGGTCCGCAGCAGGCCTGCCCGGGCGATCGCGTCGGTGAACTGCCACTCGACCGCGACCCGCTTGGCGGCCGCCACGGCGCGGTCGACATCGGTGCCGTCGGCGCGCGGAATCTCCGCGATGGTGCGGCCGGTGTTCGGGTCGACCGTCGGGAACGTTGCCCCGGCGGTCGCGGGGCCGAACCGGCCGTCGATGAACAGCGCGGCCGGGCCGGTGGTGCGCGCGTCCGAGTCGAGCGTGAGGGCGTGTCGCACGCTGGCGAGGGACATCTGTCCTCCTGGTGATGGCGGCGGAGTTGCCGGTGGCGAATGTGAGCGGTGTGGCGAGGACTCCCCATCCCGGCCGGTCGCGCGGCCTTGGCCGGAATGGATGGCGTAGTCGTCGCCCACGCCTCTCCGAGGCCCGGATCGAGCGGACACGCACGATCTCGGGGCTTTTCGGAGATCTGGGTTATGAATCCAGTCTCCTGGATCCCGGATGTGACCGTAGCCACATCCCGATATGATCGTCAACATCTTGCTACGAGCTGAAATTCAGTGCCGAGACGAACCGGCCACTACACACATGCTGGTCGAGGACTCGTGGAGCTCCGCCACCGAGACCCGGGAGATGCGGCGAGGACTGCGACAGCAGGAGCCCACCTCGGCGACGCGGCCGACCGCTCACACCGGGACGGGGCGTCGGCCTTCCACGGTGTCTCCGATCTTGATCTTGCCCTGAGTGACGGCGGGGATCACGTCGGACGCCCCGAAGGCGTCCGGGCCGGCGAACCGCTCGTCCTGCATGCCCGGGTGGGTCGGCACGACAGCCTCCCTTCGTGGTGGGTGGGCGGCAAGCCCGGCGGTGTCGCGACGACACCCGGGGCGCCGCTCGATCGTGCGGATGCTGCCACCGAGCCGTCGTTCATGGACGGCCTGTTGGTTCCCTCACATTAGCCAAGCCGGCCAGGTACGCCAGAGCCAATTCGGGGCCGAGCGAGGGAGCCACGTGAGATCTGTTCGCAACATGGCCGGCGACAGTGCGGCCCGGACGACCACGACGGAGCGTCCACCCACGAGGCGCTCCGCGAACAGCGCCGGACGAACGTCCGCCCCGGCCCCGGACACGGAGCGGCCCGCCGGAGAGCCCGGGCCCCGCAGCCCCCGGACCCGAGCGACAGGTCTCCACCGACCGTCGGTCAGGACGAGCCGGTGGAGAATCCACCTGTCCCGCCGGTCGGGCCTCGCCTCTCGGGCCACGAGCCCCGGATCGCGAATCCGGTCGTGACCAGGGCGATCGACAGCACCGGGACCAGACGCATGAAGAGCGGACCGTCGACGCCCGGAACGACCCGGGCGGCGAATGTCGCGCAGGCGCTCAGGACGACCCCGGCCGCCCACGCGTACAGCTGATCGTCGGGCCGCCCGAACGCCACCCGTGCCGCCGTCAGCGCGGCCACGCTCACCACGCACGCGTCGAGCAGGAACAGCACCTCGGACAACGCGTGCATCTCACGCGCGACGCGGTCGGACTCGACCAGCGGAAGCATCATCGACTCCTCCATGCACCGGCGAGATGCGTAGCGAACCAATCTCGACGCATCCAGACTCCTGGATCCAGGATTAAAGCAGAGGTGGTCATGCACAGGCGTCGACACCGGCGCACACGTCGCCCGCGACGACCAGAACCCCGGCCGGCCGTCTCAGCCCCGACCTGCGGTCATGCCACCGCCGGCGGGATGAGCCGAGCTGCCGCGAGCCGAGCGGTCTCCGCCAGGTGCTCGGCCACGATCGCGATCCGCTCGGTGTTGAGCAGCCGGTTCGGAGTGATCACCCAGAAGCTCCGGCGCGCGGAGATCCGGTCGTGCAGCACGGGACGCAGCCGGTCGTCGCCGTCGGCGAGGAAACAGGGCACCAGCCCCAGGCCGATCCCCGCAGCAGCGGCTTCGACCTGGGCGAACAGGTTCGTCGTCCGGAACACGACGTTGGCCTGGGCAGCGATGTCCTCCGCGCTCTGGAGCTCGGGCAGATCGAGCAGCGAGGCGACGAACCACACCATGTCGTGGTCGGCCAGATCCTCCGGTTCCCGGATCCGGGCACGCTCGGCGAGATAGCCCGGACTTCCGTAGAGGCGCAGGTCGTAGTCGCACAGATGGTCGACCTTGAAGCCGGGGCGTTCGGGGCGATGGATGGTGACGGCCAGGTCGAACTCCCCTACGCCGTAGTCGAGAAGATGGCTCTTGGTCACCAGCTCCACCTCGATTCCGGGGTGCTGCCGGCGCAACCTCTTCAGGCCCGGCGCGATGACCGATCCCCCGAAT is from Pseudonocardia autotrophica and encodes:
- a CDS encoding LysR family transcriptional regulator; amino-acid sequence: MNLEDLRYFLELTRYGRLTVAAQRMAVEHTTIRRRITGLEKQLGQRLFDKTAQGWTPTAAGRRLLPYAQRIEAEADAARSAVSDDRHSPRGTVRIVATDGFGGSVIAPGLKRLRRQHPGIEVELVTKSHLLDYGVGEFDLAVTIHRPERPGFKVDHLCDYDLRLYGSPGYLAERARIREPEDLADHDMVWFVASLLDLPELQSAEDIAAQANVVFRTTNLFAQVEAAAAGIGLGLVPCFLADGDDRLRPVLHDRISARRSFWVITPNRLLNTERIAIVAEHLAETARLAAARLIPPAVA